In Cololabis saira isolate AMF1-May2022 chromosome 1, fColSai1.1, whole genome shotgun sequence, the following proteins share a genomic window:
- the sumo2a gene encoding small ubiquitin like modifier 2a isoform X1, producing the protein MADEKPKEGVKTENNEHINLKVAGQDGSVVQFKIKRHTPLSKLMKAYCERQGLSMRQIRFRFDGQPINETDTPSQLEMEDEDTIDVFQQQTGGAPL; encoded by the exons ATGGCGGACGAGAAGCCGAAG gAGGGAGTGAAAACGGAGAACAACGAGCACATCAACCTGAAGGTCGCGGGTCAGGATGGCTCCGTCGTGCAATTCAAGATCAAGAGGCATACTCCTCTTAGCAAACTCATGAAAGCTTATTGTGAACGGCAG GGGCTGTCGATGAGGCAAATACGATTTCGTTTTGACGGACAGCCCATCAATGAAACAGATACGCCATCACAG CTAGAAATGGAGGATGAAGATACGATCGACGTGTTCCAACAGCAAACCGGAGGCGCTCCTCTTTAA
- the sumo2a gene encoding small ubiquitin like modifier 2a isoform X2 yields MADEMPREGVKTENNEHINLKVAGQDGSVVQFKIKRHTPLSKLMKAYCERQGLSMRQIRFRFDGQPINETDTPSQLEMEDEDTIDVFQQQTGGAPL; encoded by the exons ATGGCGGACGAGATGCCGAGG gAGGGAGTGAAAACGGAGAACAACGAGCACATCAACCTGAAGGTCGCGGGTCAGGATGGCTCCGTCGTGCAATTCAAGATCAAGAGGCATACTCCTCTTAGCAAACTCATGAAAGCTTATTGTGAACGGCAG GGGCTGTCGATGAGGCAAATACGATTTCGTTTTGACGGACAGCCCATCAATGAAACAGATACGCCATCACAG CTAGAAATGGAGGATGAAGATACGATCGACGTGTTCCAACAGCAAACCGGAGGCGCTCCTCTTTAA